One window of the Nocardia terpenica genome contains the following:
- the trxB gene encoding thioredoxin-disulfide reductase: MSTPVRDLIIVGSGPAGYTAAIYAARAELEPLLFEGTQFGGALMTTTEVENFPGFREGIMGPDLMEEMREQAKRFGTDIRTEDVEAIDLSGPIKSVTVGGETYRAYSIILAMGSAARYLNVPGEQRLLGRGVSACATCDGFFFKGQDIVVVGGGDSAMEEATFLTKFAASVTIVHRRDEFRASRIMLDRAKNNEKIRFLTNTEVAEVHGTDSVTGLTLRDTRTGETSELAATGLFIAIGHDPRSELVRGQVELDADGYVQVQHPTTATAVPGVFAVGDLVDHVYRQAITAAGTGCRAAIDAEHWLAEQGDITRNTLDHADRPVEVPAN; encoded by the coding sequence ATGAGTACGCCAGTACGCGATCTGATCATCGTCGGCTCCGGCCCCGCCGGCTACACCGCCGCCATCTACGCGGCCCGGGCCGAGCTGGAACCGCTGCTGTTCGAGGGCACCCAATTCGGCGGCGCGCTCATGACGACGACCGAGGTGGAGAACTTCCCCGGCTTCCGCGAGGGCATCATGGGCCCCGACCTCATGGAGGAGATGCGCGAGCAGGCCAAGCGGTTCGGCACCGATATCCGCACCGAGGACGTCGAGGCCATCGACCTCTCCGGCCCGATCAAGTCGGTCACCGTGGGCGGCGAGACCTACCGGGCCTACTCGATCATCCTGGCCATGGGCTCCGCGGCCCGCTACCTGAACGTGCCGGGGGAGCAGCGGCTGCTCGGCCGCGGCGTGAGCGCCTGCGCCACCTGTGACGGCTTCTTCTTCAAGGGCCAGGACATCGTGGTGGTCGGCGGCGGCGACTCGGCCATGGAGGAGGCGACCTTCCTCACCAAGTTCGCGGCCAGCGTCACCATCGTGCACCGCCGCGACGAGTTCCGCGCCTCCCGCATCATGCTCGACCGCGCCAAGAACAACGAGAAGATCCGTTTCCTCACCAATACCGAGGTCGCCGAGGTGCACGGCACCGACAGCGTCACCGGCCTGACCCTGCGCGACACCCGCACCGGCGAGACCTCGGAACTGGCCGCGACCGGCCTGTTCATCGCGATCGGGCACGACCCGCGCAGCGAGCTGGTGCGCGGTCAGGTCGAGCTCGACGCGGACGGCTACGTGCAGGTCCAGCACCCGACCACCGCCACCGCGGTACCCGGCGTATTCGCCGTCGGCGACCTGGTCGACCACGTGTACCGCCAGGCCATCACCGCCGCCGGCACCGGCTGCCGCGCGGCCATCGACGCCGAGCACTGGCTCGCCGAGCAGGGCGACATCACCCGCAACACCCTGGACCACGCCGACCGGCCGGTCGAAGTGCCCGCCAACTGA
- the sigM gene encoding RNA polymerase sigma factor SigM translates to MRRRAFDPDEATDRELLAAHAAGNPHAFTVLFRRHYDHLWQLAVRTSYTTEDAADSLQDALLSAHRNAATFRGEAEVHSWLHRIVVNACLDRIRRNKARRAVSLSDENVAEPVAERDDIAELEMSMVVDAALFTLPPEQRTALVAIDIERYTVAEAAAMLGVAEGTIKSRCARGRERLKQQLEFLREQRNRT, encoded by the coding sequence ATGCGCCGTCGCGCGTTCGATCCGGACGAGGCCACCGATCGCGAGCTCCTCGCCGCGCACGCCGCGGGCAACCCACACGCCTTCACCGTGCTGTTCCGCCGCCACTACGACCACCTCTGGCAGCTGGCCGTGCGCACCTCCTACACCACCGAGGACGCCGCCGATTCCCTGCAGGACGCGCTGCTGTCCGCGCACCGCAACGCCGCCACCTTCCGCGGTGAGGCCGAGGTCCACAGCTGGCTGCACCGCATCGTGGTCAACGCCTGCCTGGACCGCATCCGGCGCAACAAGGCCCGGCGCGCGGTGTCGCTGTCGGACGAGAACGTGGCCGAACCCGTCGCCGAACGCGACGACATCGCCGAACTGGAGATGTCCATGGTGGTCGACGCCGCGCTGTTCACCCTGCCGCCGGAACAGCGCACCGCGCTGGTCGCCATCGACATCGAGCGGTATACGGTAGCGGAGGCGGCAGCGATGCTCGGCGTAGCGGAGGGGACCATCAAGAGCCGGTGCGCCCGCGGGCGGGAGCGGCTCAAGCAGCAGTTGGAATTCCTGCGTGAACAGCGGAACCGTACGTAG
- the murJ gene encoding murein biosynthesis integral membrane protein MurJ, protein MRAVPPPGQRPPRHGQPGERGPVPAQGYSPERRAQSEPRPLPRRLPSERAERSGPARTAQQVAVRPEAKGNSTASLVRDSGSIAVATLISRITGFVKQLLLVTVLGAAINSSFTVASQIPTMVEQLVLGAVLTAFVVPTLVRAEKEDADGGAAFVRRLITMAFVILVTAAVLCTASAPVLIKHFFLPEDGKVDTHLTTALAFMLLPAILFYGMSSLLMAVLNTHQIFKPGAWAPVLNNLVVIAVLGIYSLTPGRISLHPVQISDPKLLTLGMGVTFGVFVQVASLLPAIRRAGIDLRPLWGFDTRLREFGGMATAVILYVMVSQVGFVIATRVSSHADAAGPTIYNQAWLLLQLPYGVLGVTVLTAIMPRLSRNAAADDTPAVVDDLSVATRLTMITLVPVVTFLTVAGHQVGEALYGYGNFGTGDAGRLGEALSWSAFTLIPYALVLIHLRVFYAREQAWTPTWIILGITVVRVVLSIAAPMVFRDDQVVIALGVATGLGYAAGAVIGGWLLHRSLGDLRMTNVGRTIVRVVLSSVAGGAVLLIADQVIGLNRLSESFGGLGSLVRVGIDAVVMFGVAFALMRLAGVPEIVALTVAVSRRLGLTPPAPDLGLAEAAADLHDTTVLPRPELDTPYYYRYDPYMDAQTMVLPVIRPNAVDRTGPTEFPYPVRQRNANAGSGTRAEAEAGTRAEPGYGPTGDGPGAAPDHRSSTHQGEGGTRVSDDAAGGVPAADAAAGTAGAVRTDNVPPAQVPPAEADDAEPDETEQYAEAAQHPAETAPPTGEEQAVQAHDQTYDTGMLPVGSPEMPPMRVESANRRVQRGPKLIAGASVAGGRYRLLAGHGGARGLRFWQALDVKLDREVALTFVDADQKANDNAGHDGPQAILSRTLRLGRINSPGLARVLDVVRGSSGGIVVAEWTPGRSLREMAETSPSPIGAARAIRALAAAAELAHRGGGSLSIDHPDRIRISASGDAVLAFPGTLADSDAQSDVRGLGAMLYALITARWPIRSGGVSGSAATVGGLRLADLGPDGTPVEPRQIRPEVPFEISAVAVRSLESNKGVRTAATVQHVLEQASVVDQKTDFIPVLRLGQRSPSAPDESLADPELLAAEKERSQRMMWILVGLGVLAALVVGVIIWWLLSIFAPSSSNAPLDEQRKLGLTTAAVAPPAPSAASSSAGAPTTGGGTPIPAAGATVFSPEGTPDNPGGAAAVLDGNPATTWRTDQYFQQFPALKKGVGILATLGSPSKLTKVSIDSPSPGTVVEIRTSPTANPTLDQTQLIGQATLGDGSTDIAVRADQPARYVLVWITALANSGGQFQSSIGEIHFEAAP, encoded by the coding sequence ATGCGGGCGGTACCCCCGCCGGGGCAGCGGCCGCCTCGGCACGGGCAACCGGGGGAGCGCGGACCGGTTCCGGCACAGGGTTATTCGCCGGAGCGTCGCGCGCAGTCCGAACCCCGCCCGCTGCCGCGCCGCCTGCCCTCCGAGCGCGCCGAGCGTTCGGGCCCGGCACGCACCGCCCAGCAGGTGGCGGTCCGGCCCGAGGCCAAGGGAAACTCGACGGCCAGCCTGGTCCGCGACTCCGGCTCGATCGCGGTGGCGACCCTGATCAGCCGGATCACCGGTTTCGTCAAGCAGCTGCTGCTGGTGACGGTGCTCGGCGCCGCGATCAACAGCTCGTTCACCGTGGCCAGCCAGATCCCGACCATGGTCGAACAGCTGGTGCTCGGCGCGGTGCTGACCGCCTTCGTGGTGCCGACCCTGGTGCGCGCCGAGAAGGAGGACGCCGACGGCGGCGCGGCCTTCGTGCGGCGACTGATCACGATGGCGTTCGTCATCCTGGTGACCGCGGCCGTGCTGTGTACCGCGTCGGCGCCGGTGCTGATCAAGCATTTCTTCCTGCCCGAGGACGGCAAGGTCGACACGCATCTGACCACCGCGCTGGCCTTCATGCTGCTGCCCGCGATCCTGTTCTACGGCATGTCCTCGCTGCTCATGGCCGTGCTGAACACGCACCAGATCTTCAAGCCCGGCGCCTGGGCCCCGGTGCTGAACAACCTGGTCGTGATCGCCGTGCTGGGTATCTACTCGCTCACCCCCGGCCGGATCTCGCTGCATCCGGTCCAGATCAGCGACCCCAAGCTGCTCACCCTGGGCATGGGTGTGACCTTCGGCGTGTTCGTGCAGGTGGCCAGCCTGCTCCCGGCGATCCGGCGGGCCGGGATCGATCTGCGGCCGCTGTGGGGATTCGACACGAGGCTGCGGGAATTCGGCGGCATGGCCACCGCGGTGATCCTGTACGTCATGGTCAGCCAGGTCGGCTTCGTCATCGCCACCCGCGTCTCGTCGCACGCCGACGCCGCCGGACCCACCATCTACAACCAGGCGTGGCTGCTGTTGCAGTTGCCCTACGGCGTGCTGGGCGTCACCGTGCTCACCGCGATCATGCCCCGGCTCAGCCGCAATGCCGCCGCCGACGACACGCCTGCGGTCGTCGACGATCTGTCCGTCGCCACCCGGCTGACCATGATCACCCTGGTGCCGGTGGTCACCTTCCTCACGGTGGCCGGTCATCAGGTCGGCGAGGCGCTCTACGGCTACGGCAACTTCGGCACCGGCGACGCGGGCCGCCTGGGCGAGGCGCTCAGCTGGTCGGCCTTCACGCTGATTCCGTACGCGCTGGTGCTCATCCACCTGCGGGTGTTCTACGCGCGGGAGCAGGCGTGGACGCCGACGTGGATCATCCTGGGCATCACCGTGGTTCGAGTAGTGCTCTCCATCGCCGCGCCCATGGTCTTCCGCGACGATCAGGTCGTCATCGCCCTGGGCGTCGCCACCGGACTGGGCTACGCGGCCGGCGCCGTGATCGGCGGGTGGCTGCTGCACCGCAGCCTCGGCGACCTCCGCATGACCAATGTCGGGCGCACGATCGTCCGGGTGGTGCTGTCCTCCGTCGCGGGCGGCGCGGTGCTGCTGATCGCCGACCAGGTGATCGGCCTGAACCGGCTGTCCGAGTCGTTCGGCGGGCTCGGTTCGCTGGTCCGGGTCGGCATCGACGCCGTGGTCATGTTCGGCGTGGCGTTCGCGCTCATGCGCCTGGCCGGGGTCCCGGAGATCGTCGCCCTCACCGTGGCGGTCTCCCGGCGGCTCGGCCTCACCCCGCCCGCCCCGGATCTGGGCCTGGCCGAGGCCGCCGCCGATCTGCACGACACGACCGTGCTGCCGCGGCCGGAGCTCGATACTCCCTACTACTACCGCTACGACCCGTACATGGACGCGCAGACCATGGTGCTGCCTGTCATTCGGCCCAATGCGGTTGATCGCACCGGGCCGACCGAGTTCCCGTACCCTGTTCGGCAGAGAAACGCAAACGCCGGTTCCGGCACCCGCGCGGAGGCCGAGGCCGGTACCCGCGCGGAACCGGGATACGGACCGACCGGCGACGGGCCCGGTGCTGCGCCGGACCATCGGAGTTCGACACACCAGGGCGAAGGAGGAACGAGGGTGAGCGACGACGCGGCGGGGGGCGTCCCGGCCGCCGATGCTGCTGCCGGCACAGCAGGTGCCGTACGCACCGACAACGTCCCGCCCGCACAGGTTCCGCCGGCCGAGGCCGACGACGCCGAGCCGGACGAGACCGAACAGTACGCCGAGGCGGCACAGCATCCGGCCGAGACCGCACCGCCTACCGGTGAGGAGCAGGCGGTACAGGCGCACGACCAGACCTACGACACCGGCATGCTGCCGGTCGGTTCCCCGGAGATGCCGCCCATGCGGGTGGAATCGGCGAACCGCCGGGTGCAGCGCGGCCCCAAGCTGATCGCGGGCGCGTCGGTGGCCGGTGGTCGCTACCGGCTGCTGGCCGGGCACGGCGGCGCCCGCGGGCTGCGGTTCTGGCAGGCCCTGGACGTCAAGCTCGATCGCGAGGTCGCGCTCACCTTCGTCGACGCCGATCAGAAGGCGAACGACAACGCCGGACACGACGGCCCGCAGGCGATCCTGTCGCGCACCCTGCGGCTGGGCCGCATCAACTCCCCGGGCCTGGCGCGCGTGCTGGACGTGGTCCGCGGCAGCTCCGGCGGCATCGTGGTCGCGGAATGGACCCCGGGCCGCTCGCTGCGCGAGATGGCCGAGACCAGCCCCTCGCCGATCGGCGCCGCCCGGGCGATCCGCGCCCTGGCCGCCGCGGCCGAGCTGGCCCATCGCGGCGGCGGCTCGCTGTCCATCGACCACCCGGACCGGATCCGCATCAGCGCCTCCGGCGACGCGGTGCTGGCCTTCCCCGGCACCCTGGCCGACTCCGACGCGCAGTCGGATGTGCGCGGTCTCGGCGCGATGCTCTACGCCCTGATCACCGCGCGCTGGCCGATCCGCAGCGGCGGCGTCAGCGGCAGCGCGGCCACGGTCGGTGGCCTGCGGCTCGCCGACCTCGGCCCCGACGGCACCCCCGTCGAACCCCGCCAGATCCGGCCGGAGGTGCCGTTCGAGATCTCCGCGGTGGCGGTCCGCTCGCTGGAGTCGAACAAGGGCGTGCGCACCGCCGCGACGGTCCAGCACGTGCTGGAACAGGCGTCGGTGGTGGACCAGAAGACCGACTTCATCCCGGTCCTGCGGCTGGGCCAGCGCTCGCCGTCGGCCCCGGACGAGTCGCTGGCCGATCCGGAGCTGCTGGCCGCCGAGAAGGAACGCTCGCAGCGGATGATGTGGATCCTGGTCGGTCTCGGCGTGCTCGCCGCGCTGGTCGTCGGCGTGATCATCTGGTGGCTGCTGAGCATCTTCGCGCCCAGCTCCTCCAACGCGCCGCTGGACGAACAGCGCAAGCTGGGCCTCACCACCGCCGCGGTCGCGCCGCCCGCCCCGAGCGCGGCGTCCTCGTCGGCCGGCGCGCCGACCACGGGCGGCGGCACCCCGATCCCGGCGGCCGGCGCCACGGTGTTCTCGCCCGAGGGCACCCCGGACAACCCGGGCGGCGCGGCGGCGGTGCTGGACGGCAATCCGGCCACCACCTGGCGCACCGACCAGTACTTCCAGCAGTTCCCGGCGCTCAAGAAGGGCGTGGGGATCCTGGCCACCCTCGGCAGCCCCAGCAAGCTGACCAAGGTCAGCATCGACTCGCCGAGCCCCGGCACGGTCGTGGAGATCCGCACCTCGCCCACGGCCAACCCCACCCTCGACCAGACCCAGCTGATCGGCCAGGCCACCCTGGGCGACGGCAGCACCGACATCGCCGTCCGGGCCGACCAACCGGCCCGGTACGTCCTGGTCTGGATCACCGCGCTGGCCAACTCCGGCGGCCAGTTCCAGTCCTCGATCGGCGAGATTCACTTCGAAGCCGCGCCCTGA